In Daucus carota subsp. sativus chromosome 4, DH1 v3.0, whole genome shotgun sequence, one DNA window encodes the following:
- the LOC135152131 gene encoding uncharacterized protein LOC135152131, giving the protein MAPKRARGRPSNNRENEEGNRNANQNLDITQLLELVRQQTATIAQQQQLLQQMQPPQPPPGNVTTFKTFQSVKPPEFKGTQDPVEAHAWLKEMEKAFALTNVGDNQKVEYAAYFLKGESNYWWETAKALEPEGIITWDRFKRMFLDKYFPRYMQTQMEMKFFELKQDNMTVGEYEKKFTELSRFMGEYVDSEEKRAKRFQQGLKPWLRSRVVAFELTTYAEVVQKAMVIEGESEQNQKEKGNKKRRFESGEEGSSYKGQNQKVNQRFKLQSGPGNFKKREFGNKSQENRSQSSGQKPPQGSIPECKVCNKKHTGICNKANVVCYKCHAKGHYAHECKNQKANVTCYKCGKVGHVSRECKGAVNNQLLQMTAMPYPMNQATPMPAPSFPMPFNQPQMASSSSHPALTYPAQARTFNMNVKDAIQSSDVVSGTLSVNAVSAKVLIDSGATRSFISKSFVDKWNCETQLMHEPLSVVLANQDRISVELVCPHCTIVIAGHVFPASLIPFQLGEFDVILGMD; this is encoded by the coding sequence ATGGCACCTAAAAGAGCTCGAGGAAGACCCTCTAATAACCGAGAGAATGAAGAAGGAAACCGAAACGCGAACCAGAACCTTGACATAACACAACTTCTAGAATTGGTACGCCAACAAACAGCCACTATtgcccaacaacaacaacttcttcaacaaaTGCAACCACCACAACCACCTCCAGGAAATGTCACCACTTTCAAAACCTTCCAATCCGTAAAACCCCCGGAATTCAAAGGAACTCAAGATCCGGTTGAAGCTCATGCTTGGTTAaaagagatggagaaggcttttgcCTTGACAAATGTTGGAGATAATCAGAAGGTGGAGTATGCTGCTTATTTTCTTAAAGGAGAATCGAACTATTGGTGGGAAACAGCAAAAGCTTTAGAACCCGAAGGAATTATTACTTGGGACAGATTTAAGAGAATGTTTTTGGATAAGTACTTTCCTCGCTATATGCAAACACAAATGGagatgaagttctttgaattaaaaCAAGATAATATGACAGTTGGGGAGTATGAGAAGAAGTTCACTGAACTATCTAGATTTATGGGAGAGTATGTTGATTCTGAAGAGAagagagcgaagagatttcaacaaggactaAAGCCGTGGTTGAGAAGTCGGGTGGTAGCTTTTGAATTGACTACTTATGCTGAAGTAGTTCAAaaagcaatggtaattgaaggcgAAAGTGAgcagaatcagaaggagaaaggcaacaaaaagagaagatttgagtCGGGAGAAGAAGGCTCAAGTTACAAGGGCCAGAATCAAAAAGTTAATCAAAGGTTTAAACTTCAAAGTGGACCCGGAAACTTCAAGAAGAGAGAATTTGGGAACAAGTCACAAGAAAACAGATCTCAATCGAGTGGACAGAAACCCCCGCAAGGATCAATTCCGGAGTGTAAAGTTTGTAATAAGAAGCATACGGGGATTTGCAACAAGGCGAATGTAGTTTGTTACAAGTGTCACGCAAAAGGCCACTATGCTCATGAATGTAAGAATCAGAAGGCCAACGTCACGTGCTACAAGTGTGGTAAAGTAGGACATGTGTCGAGGGAATGCAAAGGAGCGGTTAACAATCAGTTGCTACAAATGACTGCTATGCCATATCCGATGAATCAAGCAACTCCTATGCCAGCACCATCATTTCCAATGCCTTTCAATCAACCTCAAATGGCATCATCCTCATCTCATCCAGCTTTGACCTATCCGGCACAAGCAAGGACTTTCAACATGAATGTAAAGGATGCAATTCAAAGTTCTGATGTAGtttcaggtacgctttctgtgaaCGCTGTTAGTGCTAAAGTATTGATTGACTCGGGAGCTACAAGGTCATTTATTTCGAagtcttttgttgataagtggAATTGTGAAACCCAATTGATGCATGAACCCCTATCCGTTGTCTTAGCTAATCAAGATAGAATATCTGTAGAACTTGTGTGCCCCCATTGTACAATAGTGATAGCCGGACACGTTTTTCCTGCGAGTCTTATTCCTTTCCAGTTAGGCGAATTCGACGTGATTTTAGGGATGGATTGA